One genomic window of Daphnia pulex isolate KAP4 chromosome 10, ASM2113471v1 includes the following:
- the LOC124204917 gene encoding phosphatidylinositol-binding clathrin assembly protein LAP-like isoform X4 encodes MSGQTISDRLLAARHSIAGQGLAKAVCKATTEEVIGPKKKHLDYLLHCTNEPNVSIPQLANLLIERSQNSNWVVVFKSLVTTHHLMCYGNERFTQYLASSNCSFQLNNFLDKGNVAGATGMEKSYDMSPYIRRYAKYLNEKALAYRTVAFDFCKVKRGKEDGTLRTMPADKLLKTLPALQGQIDALLEFDCSANDLTNGVVNTAFLLLFRDLIRLFACYNDGIINLLEKYFEMNKKQCKDALDFYKKFLVRMDRVAEFLKVAENVGIDKGDIPDLTRAPSSLLEALEAHLATLEGKKPTTSSSSNISLAQHNGAMAANAEQIDESLKRQALAEEEAAMNQYKKSTNPFLSSPTSATAPPVSATAAAQPQQQQHQPILDLFGSDVDGGSSHTTQSAYDSSHKASDDLLQLAANPFATPTGAAPVIPAMPAQSQAGSWATGTSQNGFGGHFATDNSFVNAFGASANGSTNARAIEINMDSFDFLSMDSSSTTTTTNDTSSSTTTNNAGPAPAEASASPSKQAAKGFDAFGDLLQPSGVTGGVTVGPQATAVKPAPGPSNKVLTGDLDSSLASLAMNLTINKSAAPKTGQWNTGPTAANKTGAPAQQPTAGQWNPQPMMGMSMASAPMTMQSGQMAYRPMVPMTPMTAMTAPYAANQPMNPTMVSGIRPGMMAGPSSGAGGPFAMGAMTQPGMPMGSSIRPAANQQLDPFGAL; translated from the exons ATGTCCGGTCAAACAATAAGCGATCGGTTGTTGGCCGCACGTCACTCGATTGCCGGCCAAGGTCTGGCAAAAGCCGTTTGCAAAGCAACCACCGAAGAAGTCATAggaccaaagaaaaaacatcttGATT ATCTGTTGCATTGCACCAACGAGCCCAATGTTTCCATTCCGCAGTTGGCCAATTTGCTGATCGAGCGGTCGCAAAACTCCAATTGGGTCGTCGTCTTCAAGTCACTGGTCACGACCCATCACCTCATGTGCTATGGAAATGAA CGATTCACACAGTATCTGGCCTCGAGCAACTGCAGCTTTCAACTCAACAATTTCCTAGACAAGGGCAATGTGGCAg GAGCCACAGGTATGGAGAAAA GTTACGACATGTCACCGTACATCCGCCGTTACGCCAAGTATCTCAACGAAAAAGCCCTGGCCTACCGGACCGTGGCCTTTGACTTCTGCAAAGTGAAACGCGG GAAAGAGGACGGCACGCTGCGTACGATGCCGGCCGACAAGCTTCTCAAAACACTGCCGGCCCTTCAAGGACAGATTGACGCCCTGCTGGAGTTTGATTGCTCGGCCAACGATCTGACCAACGGTGTCGTCAATACGGCCTTTTTGCTCCTCTTTCGCGATCTGATCCGCCTCTTTGCTTGCTACAACGACGGAATCATCAACCTCCTTg agaaatatttcgaaatgaaCAAGAAGCAATGCAAAGACGCGCTCGACTTTTACAAAAAGTTTCTCGTCAGGATGGACCGCGTGGCCGAATTCCTCAAAGTGGCCGAAAATGTGGGCATTGACAAAGGCGACATTCCCGATTTGACAAGG GCACCAAGCAGTTTACTGGAAGCGCTAGAGGCTCACTTGGCTACCCTGGAGGGCAAGAAACCGACGACGAGTTCTTCATCCAACATTAG CCTGGCTCAGCACAATGGCGCTATGGCGGCCAACGCGGAGCAGATTGATGAATCTTTGAAACGCCAAGCGCTGGCCGAAGAAGAGGCGGCCATGAACCAGTATAAAAAGAGCACCAATCCATTTCTCAGCTCGCCAACGTCAGCGACAGCTCCGCCCGTTTCCGCAACAG cgGCGGCTCAaccgcaacagcagcaacaccagCCCATCCTGGATTTGTTCGGCAGCGACGTGGACGGTGGGTCTTCTCACACTACGCAGTCTGCTTACGATTCCTCGCACAAGGCGTCGGACGATCTGCTCCAGTTGGCTGCCAATCCGTTCGCGACGCCCACAGGTGCGGCACCAGTCATTCCCGCCATGCCAGCTCAATCGCAGGCCGGCTCCTGGGCCACGGGCACTTCACAGAACGGTTTCGGCGGCCACTTCGCCACGGACAATTCGTTCGTGAACGCTTTCGGCGCCTCGGCTAACGGCTCCACTAATG CACGGGCCATCGAGATAAACATGGACAGTTTCGATTTCCTCTCGATGGACTCttcttctactactactaccaccaacgacacttcttcttctactactactaacAACGCTGGGCCGGCTCCAGCTGAGGCTAGCGCTTCTCCGTCTAAACAAGCAGCTAAAG GTTTCGACGCCTTTGGTGACCTGTTGCAACCGTCAGGTGTGACCGGTGGTGTCACAGTTGGTCCCCAGGCGACAGCTGTCAAACCAGCGCCCGGCCCCAGCAATAAAGTCTTGACGGGCGACTTGGATTCGAGTTTGGCCAGTCTGGCCATGAATTTGACCATCAACAAATCAGCAGCGCCAAA AACCGGTCAGTGGAATACTGGGCCGACGGCGGCCAACAAAACTGGCGCCCCCGCTCAACAGCCGACCGCTGGGCAATGGAATCCGCAGCCCATGATGGGCATGTCTATGGCCAGTGCGCCCATGACGATGCAATCCGGTCAAATGGCTTACAGACCCATGGTCCCGATGACGCCCATGACGGCCATGACGGCCCCTTACGCCGCAAACCAACCCATGAAC cCGACGATGGTTTCGGGTATCAGGCCGGGAATGATGGCTGGACCTTCTTCTGGCGCCGGTGGTCCTTTCGCCATGGGAGCCATGACTCAGCCTGGCATGCCCATGGGTTCTAGTATCCGCCCGGCTGCCAATCAGCAGCTCGATCCATTTGGCGCTctataa